In the Argiope bruennichi chromosome 8, qqArgBrue1.1, whole genome shotgun sequence genome, cttctttaaaaaagattGTTATATAAGAGTTAAAATTATGGTTTAAATGTTTCTTGGATAGATTTTTCAGCAATAtcctttgatttttaaatcaatcttttaCAATCTAATTTCATTCAACTGAAGCAGAAATATGTATAACTATTTATGTATAAATCAtgtcaaaaaattagttttttctctctttttaggTTTGgatcaatatataaaatcataaggTTCAACTGTtgtgttaaacaaaaatattgaatattcagatgacattttataataacgtctatttattatatatgttatttatttgaaaacctATTTATGATGTCTCGTCATATATCTGCATCACTGCTTAGGAGTTATAACTGTAATATATCTGCATCATTATTTAGGAATTATAACTGTAAATTAAATCTTAGTTCATCTCATTTTGGTACTCCTCATTTTATCTCTTCATCACTTCCTAATATCTGCTTCAATCATCGTCTTGATATATCAACTGTACCTGAAAACATTCAAGTTTCCAAATATGTTAAACCTTTTATAAATCAGCCTGTGGAAGAAATTCTGGCTGgcactgaaaaaaaatctatctctGGACCAGAATCAGTGTCTATATTAAAAGCTTTgagaatgcaaatattatttaaaggtgCTAGCCGAGAAAGTTTTAAAGATGactcaagatttaaaattatatgtaaggcttttgagaaaaattgtatGGAGATGAAACCTAATCTTATAGTTTCAGGATTGCGAAGTTTATTGGAAGTAGGTGTTTCTACAAATTCCTCATATGTTGTTTCAGCCCAAAAAAGTATTCTAagtaacattcaaaatttttctgcttttcatGTAATTGGCTGTCTTTATTACCATCACAAATATATAGAGACAGATTTACAAAAGAAAGTCATATTTCGATTAATTGATCAGCTGGAGAAAACAGTGAATGAAATCTCAACATCTGCTGAAGTTTTAATGCTAGTGCATATTTTACACTTGTTTGATAAggaatttcaaaagcatttagagcaaaagattattgatattttgCCATCTCTACAAGTTAATGAAATGTGCAAGTTGATTTGCTTACTTGCTGAAAAATCCAATAGAAAtgttctcattttaaataatttagcttttttCATGCGTCAGAAACTTGATAAACCAGATTTAAGTGAAACGGTTGATATATTTTATGCCTTTAAGAAACTTAATTTCTTTGATCCTAAATTATTTGGCTATCTCTTAAATCATTTTGAAGATGAAATTTCCTCTGTTAAACAAGCATCATTAATCAGTGGACTATTGACAGCTTGTGGACATATGAGATGGAGGCATAcaggtaaatataaataataataatatatgcaaaaccatattgtataatattaaatgtgtgtgtgtgtgtatgtacatATATGGGGTTGTATAGACCCTgtgtaactataatttttttttttttagtgtataaATTCAAACACTAACTTTTTTATCATtgtgtgtaatattttaaaatcagcaaTCTAGTGTAATATACATTTCAATCTTCAGAGAGAAATGGTGTGCATCTCTTACGAGAGTGAATCTCTCAGAAGTGCTGCACTTTGTCTCATCCCAATTTCCTTCTGCTGCATATATGTagtaacaatgaatatttttttctatgattgaGTTTGAAGAAAGGTAGAACTATTAATAAACATAGCTCTATAGTGATAGAAATAAGATCGTACATAGTTTTCCACattaagaaaacttttatgaatttaaaattaaaaaataaataagaaagcgaaagataattaatagtaaataaatatggaattatatattttttatttatttgtaaataagtaCAAGAGCAGTATATAtgcaaagatctatatttcttaaaactttacactttataattttcttttaactcttAAACCAAACTTTTTCTGTATGagtctaaattattttaagaaaaacaatgtcaaataattaattgaaattcttttctttttttttattttattgaataaaaattatagtattattttcttaacaCTTGAATTTGGGGATATTAGCTagtttattacttaattttatcatGGAGTGTACAATAACTATAGAAAACAGATTTGAGATAGATATAGGAAATTTGTCTAAAATCTGTAccagagaaaaaataaaatatcttgagaaatatttttatatttcatttaaaaaaaattactaaaatcattgtataaattagaatatcagttttttttctttatgggcATTCAACAAAGAATTAGTTGTTTTATTACTCTGTTAATCTAAAAAATGTAACTGcactaattttgattttaaaaaaatagtttgatcCTTGTACTTGgaacatattttaatgaagtattgttttactgtttttatttttcattttttaaaaatatttgtgtaaatatgaaaattttttcaatttatttttgaaaaattacatttatcgCTTTgttcagttacttttttttttactctccaatttttgagttttttcagATGAACAATggattaataaactaaaatattcattGTATAGTGAGTTTTGACTAATTCAAAGCTAACaggaataaaaagtgaaattgatatatcttaattcttctaatttataaaatataattttaaatatctgtacagcaaaaaaaaaagaaaaaatagtttttaaaataaaaatatcagtaaaactgtaattttttaaagcaatggttttaataaaattaataattttacgaataaagatacagttttaaaataatttaatatcagttttaatagataaaaagtttttataaactgCATTTTAACATTTTGGATTCATTAATTGTCTGATGAAACTTTCAATTAATCAATACAATTTTCAGGtaatgtattcaaattttgaaaaatttttattacattttcaattgaATGCATCGTGCAGTACTTGAATCCACTGAGAACACAaggtatgaaatatttaaataataaaaatcattcggaattaaaaaaattttttttacaattttaagtctttgaattaatgaaaataaatttgaatttgaatggtATTTAAACTTAAACTAATAAGAAATTCAAGGCACTAAACAACAAGTTCTTGGCAAATTGGCATTAAACTTCCTacagtttatttttgtataatgctTATCACGTTTGTCACGTCACTGGAAGAGCAGGGAAAATGCAGgaagttaaaaatcatttaaaaaacggGGAAATacgaaaatttccataaaaaccgggaaaatacagggaattataagtttttttttatccatctcaAGCACGCCGATCTTTGAATGTTGCAAACATCTGaatattgcaagaataaaaaatcaTAGCCATAGCCTTAAAAATGCAGCAACTGTGTAATTGCGGAAACTCACCTCTTTTTTTAGTTACTCGGTCCCCTTTTTGTACTGTATAGATCAATCAAATTTCGATTTCAGTCAGTTCTCTTTCCACAAGATTCCCTAATTGTAGTTAATAAGGATATTCGCgagaatataagaaatttctcAGTTGGAAATAGCAACATTCAATTTGCGGAAACGTCACTGTGATGTTTAGTCACTCACACGTGAGTTTAttgaatgttttctttattatttaaaaaaaaatgtgggttTATTCAGAGTAGATTAGAGAAGTTTTTTTAAGCAATGAGCTGCTCAAATTCCGTATTTAATAGAGATTGGACGGATGAAAATCTGAATTAACTAACTTTGCTGCATGAATTAGAAAGTTCGTTTGCTGCGTTCTGCtgtcattaagaaaataataagcttAAGTAATATGGAAAAACAGGCAAAATTGCATGCCTATTCAAAAAAGTCGTAATTGATATTGGACTTTGTATCTAAAATGAATGCAGAAGACATGTGGAATTCGGTGCCTGAAATTAGCCGATTTAGTGCTTTGTAATTCAAGAACATCATTTAAATCTGAACTTTTATTGGCATTAAAACTTATTCACGTTCGTCCTTTAATgattatattggaaatatttttatatatgttcatGGATAGTGAAATAGCCGGAAagtatacagtacactcccgattatccgcggaattgggtggcgctgccgccgcggataacaaaaatcgcggataatccgaaaaaagctaaaaacgggtatagtaaaagagaaaacagtcattccaactttgaaaaatcgttttatgtacaataaaacgtaaaataaacagcaggaaatgtttaactaacgcttcatattttagtatatcactcaaaactaacctaaaatgcattttgttaatgaaaacagaaaagtgctttgtacttacgagaggcgtcaaggatgcacagaaaaattaatacatatgtactgttttaatactgtaatgtattatgtaattacaaaagcataactgtaaaactgcacctttttgaaaaaatcagtcaaaaaaaaaaaaaaaaaaaaaacctttgtgcggcaggcgcggataacccgcccgcggataattgggagtctactgtactttaGGTCTTACAAAAATATCGTACATTATTTGTTTCGAATTTGCTCCGTTTTTTCAACAATCTTTtaagaaatctttgaaaaaaaatgtaatatgctTCGACGAAGCCTTGAACAACcccatttcacaaaaatattaaatgaattttgttgtaaaaatcaACCAGTAGGG is a window encoding:
- the LOC129981678 gene encoding FAST kinase domain-containing protein 4-like, coding for MMSRHISASLLRSYNCNISASLFRNYNCKLNLSSSHFGTPHFISSSLPNICFNHRLDISTVPENIQVSKYVKPFINQPVEEILAGTEKKSISGPESVSILKALRMQILFKGASRESFKDDSRFKIICKAFEKNCMEMKPNLIVSGLRSLLEVGVSTNSSYVVSAQKSILSNIQNFSAFHVIGCLYYHHKYIETDLQKKVIFRLIDQLEKTVNEISTSAEVLMLVHILHLFDKEFQKHLEQKIIDILPSLQVNEMCKLICLLAEKSNRNVLILNNLAFFMRQKLDKPDLSETVDIFYAFKKLNFFDPKLFGYLLNHFEDEISSVKQASLISGLLTACGHMRWRHTGILENCGNWIKNNLNHCKSREFISYVLTVAALNFSNLQVKIILEKITPHFTVKNISSPDALLNITWSLGILDSVPKGLLLEVLSPEFYKPLVEHSDIQTKVSNQLKLLNLKGILKKNYPEFIFGCDLFLDPIKLPESSVIEKSRQHVVNVLSILIPKEKFLSVNQVSDTGIFIDAEFILNEKEKPLPIQEFGLGFRESKPIPDGCKRVAILVMFQKDFTHCSRELTGVNALGTRLLKNAGYTVIYIPYEEFSKTKTDVQKVKFLSDKIKKALHSGS